One genomic segment of Ricinus communis isolate WT05 ecotype wild-type chromosome 5, ASM1957865v1, whole genome shotgun sequence includes these proteins:
- the LOC8280113 gene encoding uncharacterized serine-rich protein C215.13 codes for MPISSKPRRSSGPVLPSLSPCGRFSNTTSSYMSLNDVVFSSSSSAFASSTSLSFYSPSNAAFFNHSHDNVRSVSPTRVNLYTTSSPPTFRFSIGSRSSSPNRSIPALTVTNQSNNNKNSKKTCMCSPTTHPGSFRCSLHKNNNSHQGNSLHSYTPNRLNMRRSAMKNSLVRIGGVEGEWVKRALTTLIRPSSHQQRRRCDFQPRPSRLSIMSKAGDDSI; via the coding sequence ATGCCTATAAGTTCAAAACCCAGAAGATCAAGCGGTCCTGTACTTCCCTCTCTATCTCCATGCGGAAGATTCTCAAACACGACGTCATCTTATATGTCTTTGAACGACgttgttttctcttcttcatcttctgcTTTTGCGTCTTCTACAAGCTTAAGTTTCTATTCCCCGTCGAACGCAGCCTTCTTCAACCATAGTCATGATAATGTCAGATCAGTTTCTCCTACACGCGTCAATCTCTACACGACGTCGTCTCCTCCTACATTTCGTTTCTCCATAGGCAGTAGATCTAGTTCTCCTAACCGCTCTATACCAGCCCTTACCGTTACTAACCagagtaataataataaaaacagtAAGAAGACTTGTATGTGCTCTCCAACCACACATCCAGGGTCGTTTCGATGTAGTCTGCATAAAAACAATAACAGTCATCAGGGAAATAGTTTGCATTCGTATACACCAAACAGGTTAAACATGAGGAGATCGGCTATGAAGAATTCACTGGTGAGAATCGGTGGCGTTGAAGGTGAATGGGTGAAGAGAGCATTGACGACGTTAATTCGTCCTTCCTCTCATCAGCAACGACGTCGTTGTGATTTTCAACCAAGGCCGAGTCGGTTGTCTATTATGTCAAAAGCCGGTGATGATAGCATTTGA